In the Eretmochelys imbricata isolate rEreImb1 chromosome 20, rEreImb1.hap1, whole genome shotgun sequence genome, CGAGTGGGCTGGGGTtcctctcccagctctgccactgacctgctgggcaagtccctgcatTGGCccagagcctcagtttccccatctgtagactGGGGAtgacacccctatacacacacccCAATGCTGGGGTGCTCTAGAGCTGGGGCCGGCTGTTGCCAACACTGatgcgccccccgccccgcccgtaGCGATTCTCTGACCCCGGGGGTAGCATCCCCTTTAAGATCCTTGCTCTTCCTTCCAGCACTAGTGCCCCTCCAACCAATGGCACCCAGATGCCCCCGATATCCCAAATCCCAGGCTCAGTCTGCCCCGAGCCCTGGCCTGGCTTCCCATCAGGTCCCATCTCTGCCCTGACTTCCGCCCCCTCGTCCTGCCTTAGGGCCTGATCAAGATGGCAGAGAAGCCCAAGCGCCCGCATCTGGGATTGGCTCAGTACCCCCTGCTGCTCACACTGGAGCCCGAGGGGCATGGCCTGGGCGGGCAGGTCCTGGAGTTGGCTGGTCCAGAGGAGGTCCATGTCCACCAGAAAGACGGCATCTTGATCTGCGACAGCTTCCTGCTGGGGCAGTGTCTGGAGCGGGAACGCTGCCCGCGCcaccacacccccaaccccttccacTGGCAGATGCGGCGCCAGGCAGATGGGGTGTGGCTGAGCATTGGCACGTCGGCCCAGCAGCACCTGGAGAACCTCTACTGCAGCACCAGCCACCACAGCGTGGAGCTCGTGGACAAGTACGTGGCTGATTGGACgtggcccagcagggggtgccatggggagtggggcgggagcgctggctgtggggggagctcccgggtgctccagtcccagccCCCCGCCAGGAGAGCATTGGCTGAGGacagaaggagagagggaggcaTCGCCCAGCTACTCACTGCCAGCATGGTGGGGGGGGCGTTGCCTGTGGTTCCTGCCCCTTGGTGACTTCTCCGCTGCCCCCGCTTCCAGGGCCGGCTTATCCTGGACCCTCAACCTGAACTCCATGGACCTGAAGCCCACCCAGCTTTATGACCGCGTCCGGCGCCTCTCCAACAGCGGCGACCCCAGCCGCAGCCCCTACTTCCCCGCGGAGTGGCAGGTGTACTGGGAGGAGTGGGGCGAGTGGGGCCAGTGGCTCATGTACGAGGAGGTGAGGGAAGGGGGGTGATCCCAGGAGAGCAGCGGGTgtgggggatgcagggggagaGAAATGGAAGGCTAGGCCTGGATGGTCCGGGGTGAAGAGCAGTGTGGCTGGGGGGACCTGGGGTGCccgaggaggggcaggggttgcTGGGAGAGGGGCTGTGTGGCTGGGGGTGACATagctgaggagggggaggggtggccaggggagcagcatggctgggaaggggaaggggctGTGTGGCTGGAGGTGTGGCctggctgggtgggtggggcatgAGCATGGTTGGGTGGGCTGTGTGGCTGGGGTAGCTGAGGAGGGTTGTGGCACTGCATGGCTGGGAGGgggtgcctggctggggaaggggctgtgtgGCTGGGGTAGCTGAGGGGTGGCCAGGGGAGCAGCATggttgggaagggggaggggctgtgtggctGGAGGTGTGGCCTGGctggatgggtgggggaggggcatggttGGGGGGGGCCGTGTGGCTGGGGTATCGGAGGAGGGTTGTAGCACTGCGTGGCTGGGGGAGTGGCGTGGTTTGGGGAGGGGCTGCGTGGCTGGGGGAGTGGCGTGGTTTGGGGAGGGGCTGCGTGGCTGGGGGAGTGGTGTAGCTAAGGAAGGTGGTGGTGCTGCATGGCTGGGGAGCATCGTGGCCGGGAGTGGGTGCGTGGCTGGGAGGAATGTGGCTGAGGGGTGTCCCATGATGGCGTCTCTCTGTGCCCAGCCGGTGCGATGGGAGCTGCTGGCGGCCTTCGAGAAGGGCATGTGGAACCACGCCTTTGAGCTGCGTGGCCGGCTGTACAATGTGGACCTGAAGAAAATGACCCAGCGCAATGTGCGTACGGGCTTCACCCGGCGCATCCTGCGCCGCCCAATCTTCCGCCCATCCTGGCGCCTGGCGCCCCACCTGCGGTGAGTGCTCTGGCCACGTGCCATCCCTGCCCCTGGGCACCCAAGAGGCTCCCGCCACTAGCCATGCCCTTGTGTGTCTTCTCTTGGCAGGACAGGCCCAGGCGccaccctctcttcccccagcgcCATCCCTGGGGAGGACCCCCAGGGCACCTACTGGGGCCCATACCCTGCGTCCTGGGTCCCCAAGGCCCCAGTGGGCACCATGTACACGCTGGCTGAAGTGGCACCAGCAGAGAGGGCCTATGAGACCACATGCACGCTGTTCCACAAAACTCTGGCAGAGGACAAGGCTCTGGTGCTGGCCGTCTACCGGGTCCGGAATGACTACCTGTGGCAGAAATACTGTGGGTAAGTAGGGCAgacatggggctgggctgggcatggggggctgCTAGTGGGTTCTGGACTTTCCCTTGGTGCCCTCGTATCTGGCTGCTGCCACAGGGCTGCGATGGCGGCTGGAACTGTAGCGCAAGTGCACTAATCCTGGGGCGTGGTTCCCCCTGGGCTGGGAATGGGAATCGCCCAAAGGCTGGTGTTTTGTGGTCTTGGTCCCCATGCTCTGGGTCGTGGATGCGGCTGGGCTGGAGCCACGAACCCACCTGGGGCACCCTGCCCGTCCCTAGCCAGCTGGCGATCCCGGCTTCTTACTGTGGTGACTCCTGGCTGCTCTTGGTGCCTGACCCATCATATCCAAGCCTGGGGCAATGCACCAAGGGAGCTCCAGATTGtcagtgaccccctcccccccaatctgTCCCGCCCTCCAGCCAGAAGAAGTTCATGGCCCAGATCCGTCCCTGTGCGTCACGGTGCTTCCTGGAGAGACACCTCTTCCACGGCACCATGGCCAGCAAAGTGCAGCCTATCTGCGAGATGAACTTTGACCCCCGGGTGTCAGGGGAGAACGGTGAGGCTTACGGGCAGGGCAGCTACTTCGCCACCGACGCCTCCTACTCCCACACTTACGCCAAGCTGGGCGAGGACAGCCTGTGCCACATGTTCCTGGCCAAGGTGCTGGTGGGGCGTTGGGCGCGGGGCAAGCCCAGGTTCCGGCGTCCCCCACCAGCACACGACGGCCGCCTGTACGACTCCTGCACGGACTGCGCTAAGAAGCCACAGATCTTCGTCATCTTTGACAGCTGCCAGTGCTACCCCTACTTCCTGATCCGCTACAAGCTGCTCTCCGAGCCCGTGGCCGTGGACTCGTGATGGGGACTACTGGGGGTCAGAGGTCAGGTTGACAACTTTGTACTTCAAAAATAAGGGACGGTTTTcttagccccacccctcctcctgagatcattattattattattattaacaatacTAAGAAGGACTCACCTACATTCACCAGGGGGATTTCTGCTGCTTTTAGCAGCACTCAGTGACTCCCAGTCTTGCCGtacagagatggaaaaaataAGGGATGGCCCTTATAATAAGGGACTGTCGGCAACCCTAGTCACAGGTGAAGAGGGCAGCTTGCTCCCAGGGGGTGGGAGTGTGTGGAAGACCCTGAgtccctcccccctcaccccacctttGGCACTGACTGGAATAGAGCTTGGTGCTGCCACCCTGGGCCCTGGCGCCCCAGGTTGGAGGGAGGAGTCAGGGCCGTGCGGGGTCAATCACATTGTCTTTCCGCTCTCAGCGGGCAATTGGCGCCATGGGCCTGACACAGGCCTGCCGTCAGATCCTGCTGCCCAGAATGGCTCGGCCTGCTCCCCCAGCACCAGGGACGGGGAGAAAGTCACTGAGGAGCCATTGTCCAGGGTCACTCCTGACCTGCACCCACCCCCCCAGGCCCTACGAACTCCCCGACTCCATGTGCCCCATGGCCGTGGGCACTGGGGTGCTTGCAAGCCTTCCCTCTGGAGAAACATGGGGTTTACCCCAAGATTTATCCCAGCAGTGCACTGCCCACAGTCTGGGAGAGGGGGGTTGTGTGATGTTGGGGGGGGATCTGTCACAGACTCCAGTCATCAGCCCCCCATTGCCCCCTGTTGCTGCTGGGCTGAGGAGGTCCAATCCATGGGCTGGTGTCAGGCTGGTACCTCCTGTGAAgctggcccagctcccaccctcTCAGccatctccccccacagccctgcctctgccagaTTCCTGGTGGGAAGTAAGCACCGCTGCGGCCACATCTCTGGGGTCCTCTGCTGTCAGGGGGATGGGCCTAGGTCCAAGTCGTCCCTCTACCCCCAGGCCCAGGCAGCTGGGGTGTTGCTGCTTCCTGCCTAAGCCCTGCAGCAAagtcccctctccttccccgcccccatccccacagcccagatcattccctgccccctgagcgACAGGTGCTGGTCCCCCTGGTTCTGGTGTGTCAAGGGAAGAGTTTTGGTCAGGAGGGGCGGCACGGCTGGGGGAATCCCCTTTCCCAGCACTGCCTCTGTTTCCTGAGCATCAGTCAGGGAGGTTGCCATAGGGATGCAGGGGGCCCTGGGTGAGGGCGATGgagggcccagaggaggaagcagggagctgtgggtttGACACCAGCtgtcccaggtggtggggctggagctgccggGGTCTGGGGCCTGGCTCGCTCACAGAGagacttcccacagcccccaaacCACCCTGCAATTGTCGCTATCAaggctcccacccccagctggcaGCCTTGTGGGGGGGCAAACAGCCCCAGAGACTGAGCCCTGCGGGGTGGCAGGGACCCTCAGGTGTCAGCTCTGCCCCCTTGTTACCAGCTTTGCCCGTTACTTtcgggtatgctcatttattagggttactcttcgggGGGGGTTAtacttctatcaatgtactgcttgtgtcacttgtgttctcatatggagctctgcttctccctgctgcaagtccctcccaatggagctaccctgcaggacctaggttccccagggctgggtccctccagccccagaatcagacgaacacacacacacagtaagagagaacatctgagaggaccgggttaatcagcacacccaagctgaccccttatatgtccctgggctcagtgggctgggtcaagcagtatttccaagctgtcaccctcatatgGCCTTGGACTCAGCAGGTTGGGTTAAACAGCACCTCCAGGCTGCCACCCTCCTATGCCATGGGCACCGCACTGGATCAGAGTGCGCCTGAGCAGAtggggtcaagcagcactttcagtctgccaccctcatatgccccGGGTTCAGCACGTCTCTAGCCCCACTTTCATGTTACacttgttctggtagtaacccacttgatgagcaaaccccacaggatttttgggcattgtagggatcttttagcttaggtacgaggagcgttgctgcagagcaaatgaggaaaccaaaaaacaCTCACGagttggggggggagagagagagagaagcaaccagcttcaTCATGAAAGGTATTTATTGCCAGGTAGTAACCAAAgaggagccaaacaaacaaagcagttataatattaaatctaacttaaatttaattataaaagtcaggtttacaaacctataactgatcacagggtcagaaggctataccgagagagagagagagctgggttctcaccatcCGTGACGTTCGAACCAgttggggttcccaggtggtggtggtagctgagggtccagagttctggagacaggcagagcccccagcacgatcagtcaggagaagatgaagccccagtggaactgatgcagattttggatccaggcatcagaggacttacttgagcatgggtagggttttttgtagagaaacaacaatggttcaagggagaacactagatttgtgtatatgtaaacaagggagtataccaaagttgttttgttgaagctagacaataggaactgatcattcctggctatgggctgtgttccttggagggagctcacaatacaattagggagcttcactgttttggataccaataaaggatttattactagaattggtctgataacaactgagctgggtgtgtgcaggcgtgggttcattaacatctggagcagagatcctccatcatgcagtgcttccctgtaGTCCtcgccttggaatctctgttccctgttctgtatgctaatggagatacCTCCTTGTCCTATCTTCCAttcaaatgaggctaggggagtttccttaatcctgtcatcctcatcccaggggtttaggtgtgtctctcACTACCTTTTCATTGCCTTTTGTAAATCTTCTGATTGGTTTTTGTTCAAatagaggctggggtggggaaggtcttctgtgagtcagacaggctgggtactgtgccctggttccccaaaaacacagagctgctaggtaaCAAGTCCCCCCGTTGATGGGGTGCTCGAGCTGAGGGAGTATCCCCGTCACAGCCTTACTCCGTGGTACCGGGTCTGATCTTCCATCCATTGCAGCTGCCGCATCAGTCGCTAGATCCAGCAAACCAGTAGAACCAGATAAATTGCTAGTATAATTTGGAAATCGATTATCACCACAATGGGGTGAAGCACGATATTTAAAAGACCTGTTGCACTGGGGCTCCACCCAAGCAGTCTTCCACCAGGAGTGATGGCCTGTGTTTTTAACTGTAGCGGCTAGCCTAGAGATCGCCTGGTTGTGGTGCTGAATCTCGAGTTTGCCTTTCTCCCCCAAAGTTCAGAGCTTCTGCAGCTCAGTTTGTAAGGAGCGATGAGTTAATAGTCCCTTACTGGCAGTGAGACCCATTCCCAGTGAAATGGGGGAAACCTCTTTGTAGAGCTCAGGAGAGGCATTTAAATGTTATACAGTCCATATAGGCACAGTAAACTTAATATCACAGCTAACAATAGTGGTTACATTACAGAAACAGCGGTTAATGTAAGGCACCATGGATTGAATCCAATGTCCATTAATCAATACAATATTACATCTCATTCTTACACACATACATGCTTTACCAACATAGATAATAACAGACCCCTCTTCCTTGATAACATGgaaggaacaggtttcagagtagcagctgtgtcagtctgtatctgcaaaaaggaaaggagtatttgtggcaccttagagactaacaaatttatctgagcataagctttagtgagctacagctcacttcatcggatgcatgctttttctctcctgctggtaatagctcgccttacccgatcactctcgttacagtctgtatggtaacacccattgtttcatgttctctgtgtatataaaatctccccactgtattttccactgtatgcatccgatgaagtgagctgtagctcacaaaagcttatgcttaaataaatttgttagtctctaaggtgccacaagtactcctgttctttttatggaagGAACAGTGAGACTTATTCCCAGGTTGTGGGAAGAAGCATTCATCATGTTCCTCCAATGATTGGTCTTCACAGATATAGCCCAAACCTTCTTTTCTCCTACACCCCTTTACATTTACTGTGTTCCACACATTATCTTTCTGCCAGACTCAAACGTTAGGATCTCTGGAGTACATTACTGAGTTATCATTAATCTGTTATCCCAGCGGGACTACTGGGTAGATTACTCTAATTTCTTTGCCTGCCACTGTTATCAAGAATAACTGCAAGCTTTGCTGGTGGTGATTGTACGAAGTGTTAACTAGTCTCCACCAGGGCCGGAGGACTAACTTCGTTACATGGGGCAGAATCAAGTTGATTGCCTCCATGGGAATTTGTCCTACTGTGGCTTGCCGAATCATTCCCATGATTACGTGCTGGGTGAGAGGCTGAGTTTGCTCAcacactgaggtcaatgagacCTTATTCTGTAGGGACTGTACACCAGACATCATTAACTCTTCATCTTTTTCTATCAGTCTTTCCCACCCAGGAAATACCTTACTTATTAACTACTGTTCCTCACTTAACTGTTTCAAAGATGTTGTTAATGGGGTATATTTCTTTACTATATTTTCGGTGGCATATGATAGTTTATTAGCCAGAACTTCTATATTTGCAGCAGCATCTAAAGAGATTCCTATTCCTACAGGTGCAATCTAATCACTTAATTCCCCTTTTACTCTATTTACATGGTCAGCCCCTTGCCACATTCTTACCTGTTCATCCCAACCCTTATGGCAAGTTCCAATCAAGGGAGCGCATACAGGTGCTATGCAAGAGATATTCATGCCCTCTAAGTGGATTTGAACCTCCTTCAGAGAAGTCTGAGGTTGAAGAACCAAAAGTTCTTGTTGATCCAATTTTAACACATGGGGTCCTGAAATTGCGGCGCTTAAAAGTTGGAGGGAAGCGAGGTTTGTGATCAGAGGGTCaaaatttaaaactgtttttttcgGTTGTTGTTGGCCCAATTCTGTTCTGCACAAACCGGGCTCATGGAATCAATGTGCCCATAGAATTTAAACCAAATTGTTGGCATGAGCTTGTCACAGTGTGTGCCCTTTAATGGAACTACCCAGTCTGGGGgaccttgctgaatcaggtcaTGTCCAGCTAAAGTCCAGTTCAGCAGTTCCCAGTTTATGGGGAACCGTGTGATATTCTTGCCTGGTGGTGTGATCAGAGACAGCTGCAGTTCAACTCCAGGTAACAGAGGTGTCTGGGTTCCGATGACAATGATGACACATAGGGGTATGGTTGCTCCGCAAACAGCAGAAGAAACCAGGACTATCCTGCACCTTctgccacccaggaggctgtCACTGGTTGCGTTTGATGGTGTACATCCCTTTTGAGACCACAACAGCTTACAGAAGAATGGGACGGAATCTGCTGTGGTCTTAGTTTCATAACAAAACTTGAGTGACTCCTCGGGGCACTCTGCGTGCAATTAGCAACGCTTTCCTAGAGGCAACCCCAGGAGTTGCTGACAGCATAGAACTGGTAGCAACGCTGCAGGGCCAGTTGCTCCCATTCCCATAGAATCCATGCATGTGGCAGAGCGGTTTTActtcctgggctccagctggcaAGCCCCTCCAGAGGCTCAGAGGGATCACAGGTACAGCATAGAGCCTGGACCGCATCAGACTCCAGACACTTATgaacagcagggggctggtgcAACGGTGGGATGTCATGGCTCATGTTCAGGACCTGTgaaggggcagagaagagagaaCAAAACCCCATTTATACTGGGAGAGCCTGGGACCAATATTGCAGGGGGAACATGAAGCAGTGACCTACGTGAGGGTGGCCATAAGTTGAAAACTTCTCTGGCCTTTTCCTGCCTCAGTATCGGGGTAGGCACTGACAAGCCCACCCAACGCGTGTTTTCCAATGGCCCCAAACCGTTCCTTCTTGCTAGCCAagaagggtggctggcaggacgGAGAAGACAGTTATAATATCCCTTGAGGGTCAGGTGTTTTACCCTTCCACTCTTTGAGCGGTGAGGAATGAAACCATTTCCACCAGGATTTCCTGTTTTTTCCATTCAGGATTTCTACCTGATAAACACTAGGGCTGGCCCGATTCACAATAAAGCACaggccatcccaggtgtgtgtcaaAGAGTGCTCCTTCACTGAAAACTGTCTGTACATCACTGCTTGGCCTAATTGTTACccgcacaaaattctctgttacttATACACTCTAGGGACACCCACCTTTACCCAGTTTGTAGGACTCCAGGCGAAAGGCTAACTTtactcctccatgggctctgggcAAACAGCCTTTCCCTGTGGACTCAGGACCTAATCTTTTGTGAGTTTATGGGGTCTTCCACCAGCGAAAGAGCCCCACACAGCAATACCCCACTCAATCTCCAcctattaacaatcaccaaaacagaatgcacaccCCATACACACAACGCTTACCACTCCCAACAAGACAGATGAACCCTTCCTGATGGCCAGCTAGGATCAGGTCCATCTGCGGGACTCCAACCTCCACACAGTACCACCGGCAGAGTGCCGAGGTCTGGCAGCTCCGATCCTGGGGCTGtttcctggagttggttcccttAGAGCATCCCCTTTCCCAGGGGTATTTCCCCTTCTTCATTACTCATCTCTCTAACCTGTTGGTTTTTTCCTGTCTCAAGTGAGCAGCCAAGGGTTTTTTTTCAGCCCTATCTACTTCCCTTATCTCATTAATGATCCCTACCAAAAGCCCTTTCACGCAGTCACAGTATTGCTCTAAAATCTTTACTTTTAAGCACAACTCTTTAACTCCTTATTGCATGGTCCTACAGTTATTCTAAGCACGAATCTTAACTTAAAAGTTACAGGATGTTACCAAATATTCTATAAGAGAGAGACCTCGCTAAAGGAGCTTAGTCTGAAAAAGGAAGAGACAGTTTGCTCAggtccgtgcctcagtttacccactcCACAACAACTACTCAACAAGTACCACGTGATTAGGGTCACGTGCTGCCTGCGTTCCTCCACCAATTTGTTACCAgctttgcctgttactttgggtatgctcattgattagggttactcttcgggGGGCGGGGCGTTTCTGTAATTcgatcaatgtactgcttgtgtcacatGTGTTCTCATACGGCGCtgtacttctccctgctgcaagtccctcccagtggagctaccctgcaggaccaaggttccccagggctgggttcttccagccccagaatcagtcagacacacacacacattaacagagcgcatctgagaggaccaggttaatcagcactcccaagctgtcaccctcatatgGCCTTGGACTCAACAGGCTGGGTCGAACAGCACCTCCAGGCTGCCACCCTCCTATGCCCTGGGCACCACACCAGAACAGGGTAcgcctgagcaggctgggtcaagcagcactttccatctgccaccctcatatgcccctggactcagcagacTGGGTCGAGCAACACTTCCAAGCTGCAATCCTCCTAGGGCAGTTTTttgggcagtttttcaaagagacattattaagggcacaagatcaaattatcccactgcgtaggaaagacgggaagtctggcaagagaccaccctggcttaaccaagagatcttcaatgatctaaaactcaaaaaagagtcctacaaaaaagtggaaactcggtcaaattacaaaggatgaacataaacaaataacacaggtatgtagggacaaaagtagaaaagccaaggcacaaaacgagatcaaactagctagggacataaaaggaaacaagaaaacattttacaaatacattagaagcaagaggaagaccaagaatGGAGTAGGCCCGTGACTCAATgcggggggaaagacaataacagaaaatgtggaaatggcagaggtgcttaatgacttcttctttttggttttcaccaagaaggttggtggtgattggatgtctaacatagagactgccagtgaaaatgaggtaggatcagagtctaaaatagaaAATGAACAAGTCAAaagttacttagacaagttagatgtcttcagatcaCCAGGGCttgattaaatgcatcctagaatactcaaggaaactgaggagatatctgagccattagcaattatctttgaaaagtcatggaagacaggagacatttcagaagactggaaaagagcaaacatagtgcccatcaataaaaagggaaataaggacaacctgggaaattacagaccagtcagcttaactttggtacctggaaagataatggagcaatcagtttgcaaacacctagaagataatgaggtgatgagtaacagtcagcatggatttgtcaaggacaaatcatgtcaaaccaacctcatAACTTTCTtggacagggtaacaagccttgtggatggggggaagcagtagatatggtatatcttgaatttagtaaggcttttgatactgtcttgcataaccttctcataaacaaactagggaaatacaacctagatggagctactataaggtgggtgcataactggttggaaaatcattcccagagagtagttatcagtggttcacagtcatgctggcagggcataatgaatggggtcctgcaggaatcagttctgggtccggttctgttcaatatcttcatcaatgatttagataatggcatagagagtacacttataaagtttttgGACGATACCAAGCCGGGaaaggttgcaagtgctttggagggtaggattaaaattcaagatgatctggacaaactggagaaatggtctgaagtaaatagggatgaaattcaaaaaggacaaatgcaaagtactctacttaggaaggaacaatcagttgcacaaatacaaaatgggaaatgactacctaggaaggagtactgtggaaagggatctgtgggtcatgctggatcacaagctaaatatgagtcaaccgtgtaacgctgttgcaaaaaaagcaaacatcattctgggatgtattagcaggagtattgtaagcaagacacgagaagtaattcttccgctctactgcACACTGATAcagcctcaactggaatattgtgtccagttcttggtgccacatttcaggaaggatgtggacaaattggagaaagtccagagaagagcaacaaagatgtttaaaggtctaggaaacatgacctatgggggaagattgaaaaaaattgggtttgtttagtctggagaagagaagactaagaggggacattataacagttttcaagtatgtaaaaggttattacaaggaggagggagaaaaattgttgttcttaacctctgaggatgggacaagaagccatgggcttaaattgcagcaagggcggtttaggttggacattaggaaaaacttcctaactgtcagggtggtgaagcactggaataaattgcctagggaggtggaggaacctccatcactggggatttttaagagcaggttggacaaacacctgtcagggatggtctagataatacttagtcctgcct is a window encoding:
- the LOC144277758 gene encoding protein mono-ADP-ribosyltransferase TIPARP-like, with the protein product MAEKPKRPHLGLAQYPLLLTLEPEGHGLGGQVLELAGPEEVHVHQKDGILICDSFLLGQCLERERCPRHHTPNPFHWQMRRQADGVWLSIGTSAQQHLENLYCSTSHHSVELVDKAGLSWTLNLNSMDLKPTQLYDRVRRLSNSGDPSRSPYFPAEWQVYWEEWGEWGQWLMYEEPVRWELLAAFEKGMWNHAFELRGRLYNVDLKKMTQRNVRTGFTRRILRRPIFRPSWRLAPHLRTGPGATLSSPSAIPGEDPQGTYWGPYPASWVPKAPVGTMYTLAEVAPAERAYETTCTLFHKTLAEDKALVLAVYRVRNDYLWQKYCGQKKFMAQIRPCASRCFLERHLFHGTMASKVQPICEMNFDPRVSGENGEAYGQGSYFATDASYSHTYAKLGEDSLCHMFLAKVLVGRWARGKPRFRRPPPAHDGRLYDSCTDCAKKPQIFVIFDSCQCYPYFLIRYKLLSEPVAVDS